A region of Nostoc sp. 'Peltigera membranacea cyanobiont' N6 DNA encodes the following proteins:
- the lipA gene encoding lipoyl synthase — MTVKPDWLRVKAPGRERIGNVKDILRDLALNTVCEEASCPNIGECFNAGTATFLIMGPACTRACPYCDIDFEKKPKPLDPTEPPRLAEAVRRMNLNHVVITSVNRDDLFDGGASQFMACIDAVRSVSPNTTIEVLIPDLCGNWNALELIIQAAPEVLNHNTETVPRLYRRVRPQGNYDRTLELLQRTRQLSPSTYTKSGIMVGLGETDAEIRQVMQDLRTVDCDILTIGQYLQPSQKHLQVNEFINPEQFAAWKAFGEEIGFLQVVSSPLTRSSYHAEQVRELMERYPRSQF; from the coding sequence GTGACTGTAAAACCAGACTGGTTGCGGGTAAAAGCACCTGGGCGAGAGCGCATCGGTAACGTTAAAGACATTTTGCGGGATTTAGCCCTCAATACAGTTTGTGAGGAAGCCTCCTGTCCAAATATTGGTGAGTGCTTCAATGCCGGTACTGCCACGTTTTTGATTATGGGCCCGGCTTGTACACGGGCTTGTCCCTACTGCGATATTGATTTTGAGAAAAAACCTAAACCACTAGACCCAACAGAACCTCCACGACTGGCGGAAGCTGTTCGCCGCATGAACCTTAATCATGTAGTCATCACTTCTGTAAACCGAGATGACTTGTTTGATGGTGGTGCATCTCAGTTTATGGCGTGTATTGATGCGGTTCGCTCTGTTTCACCTAACACCACAATTGAAGTACTAATTCCTGACTTGTGCGGTAATTGGAATGCTCTAGAATTGATTATACAAGCTGCGCCAGAGGTATTAAACCACAATACCGAAACTGTCCCACGCCTATATCGCCGGGTACGTCCCCAAGGAAACTACGATCGCACATTAGAATTATTACAGCGCACTCGGCAACTTTCTCCTAGCACATACACCAAATCTGGGATTATGGTTGGACTTGGTGAAACTGATGCCGAAATCCGCCAAGTCATGCAAGATTTGCGAACTGTTGATTGCGATATTTTGACAATTGGGCAATATCTCCAACCCAGTCAAAAACATTTACAAGTAAATGAATTTATCAATCCAGAACAATTTGCTGCTTGGAAGGCATTCGGCGAAGAAATCGGATTTTTACAAGTTGTTTCTTCACCATTGACAAGAAGCTCATATCATGCAGAACAAGTCAGGGAATTAATGGAACGTTATCCCCGCAGTCAATTTTAG
- a CDS encoding Mu transposase C-terminal domain-containing protein, translating into MADKQFEFTEELTQAPDAIFLDKSNFVVDPSQIILETSDRHKLTFNLIQWLAESPNRTIKSQRKQAIANTLGVSTRQVERLLKQYHDDKLSESAGVQRSDKGKHRVSEDWQEFIKAIYEESLKKKHPISPASIVREVKRHAIVDLKLKSGDYPHQATVYRILDPLIAQHKQKTKVRNPGSGSWMTVVTRDGQLLKADFSNQIIQCDHTKLDIHIVDSNGNLLSDHPWLTTIVDTYSSCIVGFRLWIKQPGSTEVALALRHAILPKNYPEDYQLNKVWEICGTPFQYFFTDGGKDFRSKHLKAIGKKLGFQCELRDRPPEGGIVERIFKTINTQVLKDLPGYTGANVQERPKNAEKEACLTIQDIDKILASFFCDIYNHEPYPKDPRETRFERWFTGMGRKLPEPLDERELDICLMKEAQRVVQAHGSIQFENLIYRGESLKAYRGEFVTLRYDPDHILTLYIYSCETNDNLEDFLGYAHAVNMDTHDLSIEELKALNKERSQARKEHFNYDALLALGKRKELVEERKEDKKEKRRSEQKRLRSASKKTSNVVELRKSRANVSSKKDDKLELLPQRVSREELEPQKTELQPELSVQVDTQEQERHKLLVPNRKQHLKKI; encoded by the coding sequence ATGGCAGACAAACAATTTGAATTCACGGAAGAATTAACGCAAGCTCCAGATGCTATTTTTCTTGACAAGAGTAATTTTGTTGTAGATCCATCCCAAATTATTCTGGAAACATCAGATAGGCATAAACTGACATTTAATCTGATCCAGTGGCTTGCTGAATCACCGAATCGCACGATTAAGTCTCAGAGAAAGCAGGCTATTGCAAATACTCTTGGTGTTTCTACTCGTCAGGTGGAACGTCTCCTCAAGCAATACCATGATGACAAGTTATCAGAATCAGCAGGAGTACAACGCTCAGATAAGGGAAAACATCGAGTCAGCGAAGACTGGCAAGAATTTATCAAAGCAATTTATGAAGAAAGTCTTAAAAAGAAACATCCAATTTCACCAGCATCTATAGTTCGGGAAGTAAAGCGACACGCGATCGTTGACCTTAAGCTGAAATCAGGAGATTATCCTCATCAAGCTACAGTTTATAGGATTTTAGATCCTTTAATCGCACAACATAAACAGAAGACAAAAGTCAGAAATCCGGGTTCGGGATCTTGGATGACAGTTGTAACACGAGATGGACAGCTACTGAAAGCTGACTTTAGTAACCAAATTATTCAATGCGACCATACCAAACTGGATATTCACATAGTTGATAGTAATGGTAATTTATTGTCTGACCATCCTTGGCTAACCACTATTGTGGATACTTATTCAAGCTGTATTGTTGGTTTCCGCCTATGGATCAAACAACCAGGTTCTACAGAGGTGGCTTTAGCTTTAAGACACGCTATCTTGCCCAAAAACTATCCTGAAGATTATCAGCTAAATAAAGTTTGGGAAATATGCGGGACTCCTTTTCAATATTTTTTTACTGATGGTGGAAAAGATTTTCGCTCAAAACATCTTAAAGCCATTGGTAAGAAACTAGGATTTCAGTGTGAACTACGCGATCGCCCTCCCGAAGGCGGTATTGTAGAACGCATTTTTAAAACTATTAATACTCAAGTTCTCAAAGATTTACCTGGTTATACAGGGGCAAATGTTCAGGAACGCCCCAAAAATGCAGAGAAAGAAGCGTGTTTGACAATACAAGATATAGACAAGATCCTAGCTAGTTTCTTTTGTGATATTTATAACCACGAACCATATCCCAAAGATCCCCGCGAAACAAGATTTGAGCGCTGGTTTACAGGAATGGGAAGAAAACTACCTGAACCTTTGGATGAGCGAGAATTAGATATCTGTTTGATGAAAGAAGCGCAACGAGTTGTTCAAGCGCATGGATCTATACAGTTTGAGAACCTGATTTATCGAGGAGAATCACTCAAGGCATATAGAGGTGAATTTGTAACGCTTAGATATGATCCAGACCATATCCTGACTTTATATATCTACAGCTGCGAAACTAATGATAATTTAGAAGATTTCTTGGGCTATGCTCACGCCGTCAACATGGATACCCATGATTTGAGTATAGAAGAATTGAAAGCCTTGAATAAAGAGCGAAGTCAAGCTCGTAAGGAGCATTTTAACTATGATGCCTTATTAGCATTAGGTAAACGGAAGGAACTTGTGGAGGAACGTAAAGAAGACAAAAAAGAAAAAAGACGCTCAGAACAAAAGCGTCTACGTTCAGCTTCCAAGAAAACCTCAAATGTTGTTGAACTGAGGAAAAGTAGAGCTAATGTTTCTTCAAAGAAAGATGACAAACTGGAACTCTTGCCACAGAGAGTTTCAAGGGAAGAACTAGAGCCTCAGAAAACAGAACTACAACCAGAACTATCTGTTCAAGTTGACACTCAAGAGCAGGAAAGACACAAGCTGCTTGTCCCTAACCGTAAACAACATTTGAAAAAGATTTGA
- a CDS encoding helix-turn-helix domain-containing protein has protein sequence MIRWKLNEVMARKRVRNKDLAEVLGITENSVYRLRKVDEMPRLTPERLNGICRALNCQPGELLEYTPDGGDDKVVSIVDMA, from the coding sequence GTGATTCGTTGGAAATTAAATGAAGTGATGGCGCGAAAGCGAGTTAGAAACAAGGACTTGGCAGAGGTGCTAGGGATAACAGAAAATTCGGTTTATAGACTTCGCAAGGTTGACGAAATGCCGCGATTAACACCAGAACGCTTAAACGGGATTTGCAGGGCGTTGAATTGTCAGCCTGGTGAGCTTTTGGAATATACCCCGGATGGTGGTGATGATAAGGTTGTTTCTATTGTTGATATGGCATGA
- a CDS encoding ComEC/Rec2 family competence protein has translation MTCELAFLPVGNADTIVIRADSSSVVIIDLHKIPILLKWLQNNKANVISRIYITHEHRDHFPSLEDLVTFLDNWLKRGGTIGTLCLPYEVYKEARKKVSADRASNKRLEDALLRLRQWEQKNIINFIEATRGSNPYTQGDLEIHILHPGLLYAQDHLATIRGRDNEISVVLRATYGNFAALLLADIEGDGLKECIDICQPNELSANIVKIPHHGAYPKNGDDLRQLLEAIDPEIAVLSVGSNNKYGHVVPELFSLLLSLKNDTSKRLEQFICTEVTRSCVHSASERISMGKSGLEKQQLCAGETTILTETSGTWKREKEAEHENVISTLKYPACKGCIDLSVVSI, from the coding sequence ATGACTTGTGAGTTAGCTTTTTTACCTGTAGGCAATGCTGATACCATCGTTATACGTGCTGATAGCAGTTCTGTTGTTATTATTGACTTACATAAGATACCCATCCTTCTTAAGTGGTTACAGAATAACAAAGCAAATGTCATTAGCAGAATTTATATTACCCATGAACATCGAGACCATTTTCCATCACTAGAAGATTTGGTTACGTTTCTTGATAATTGGCTAAAACGTGGTGGAACAATAGGAACTCTTTGCCTTCCTTACGAAGTTTATAAAGAAGCGAGGAAAAAAGTATCTGCTGACAGAGCATCTAATAAAAGGCTTGAAGATGCCCTGCTACGCCTTAGGCAATGGGAACAGAAAAATATCATTAATTTTATAGAAGCTACTCGTGGTTCTAATCCATATACCCAAGGAGATTTAGAAATCCATATTTTACACCCAGGGCTTTTGTACGCTCAGGATCATCTTGCAACTATTAGAGGTAGGGATAATGAAATATCTGTTGTATTACGTGCCACTTATGGTAATTTCGCAGCTTTGCTACTTGCAGATATTGAGGGCGATGGACTCAAGGAATGTATTGATATTTGCCAGCCTAATGAACTGAGCGCGAACATTGTTAAAATTCCTCATCACGGGGCATACCCCAAAAATGGAGATGACCTCAGGCAATTATTAGAAGCTATTGATCCAGAAATAGCAGTTTTATCTGTTGGTAGTAACAATAAATATGGCCACGTTGTACCAGAACTTTTTAGCTTACTATTAAGCCTAAAAAACGATACATCTAAACGGTTGGAACAATTTATCTGTACAGAAGTGACCCGTTCATGCGTACACTCAGCTAGCGAACGTATTTCAATGGGTAAATCAGGTTTGGAAAAACAGCAATTATGTGCAGGAGAAACTACTATTCTTACAGAAACTTCGGGTACATGGAAACGAGAAAAAGAGGCAGAACATGAAAATGTGATCTCTACACTTAAATACCCTGCCTGCAAAGGTTGCATAGACCTTAGTGTAGTTTCTATTTAA